A part of Streptomyces sp. NBC_01210 genomic DNA contains:
- a CDS encoding flavin-containing monooxygenase, producing MTAEFEPQHLRVVVVGAGFGGLAAAHALKTQGENFALLEREQEVGGVWRDNTYPGCACDIPSNLYSLSFAPNPHWTRAFSQQSEIRDYLRRVARDHGLIPHIRFGCRLLEAAWDDAAQRWRIETSTGPLTADMLIDASGPIAEPSTPQLKGLDGFTGEVFHSARWNHDLDLTGRTVVVVGTGASAIQFVPAIQPQVGRMTVVQRTAPWVTPRMDRATTRTERRLYTAAPWLQRLVRHRQYWMRELVTWKIMVSPQVRRIATRMALHHLRRQVADPALRKRLTPDWELGCKRILISNNWYPALSAPNVEVVSAGVHEVRADSVVTTDGREHPADVIIFGTGFHVSDPPIAEHLRGRDGRTLAECWNGNPHTYLGITVTNFPNLFRLGGAGSATGHNSHVFQEECQVAYAMDALRLMRARGITSIEVRATDQNTYIEQQTARLAGTVWSVGGCTSFYQGADGLASANWPDATWKYRRTTRRFDPTPYELRTAATAAPAAH from the coding sequence ATGACCGCTGAGTTCGAGCCGCAGCATCTGCGCGTTGTCGTCGTCGGGGCCGGATTCGGCGGGCTGGCCGCGGCCCACGCGCTCAAAACCCAAGGGGAGAATTTCGCCCTGCTGGAGCGGGAGCAGGAGGTCGGCGGCGTCTGGCGGGACAACACCTACCCGGGCTGCGCCTGCGACATCCCGTCGAATCTGTACTCCCTGTCCTTCGCGCCCAACCCGCACTGGACCCGGGCCTTCTCCCAGCAGTCCGAGATCCGCGACTACCTGCGCCGGGTCGCCCGCGACCACGGGCTGATACCGCACATCCGCTTCGGCTGCCGCCTGCTGGAGGCGGCCTGGGACGACGCCGCGCAGCGCTGGCGGATCGAGACCAGCACCGGACCGCTCACCGCCGACATGCTCATCGACGCCAGCGGCCCCATCGCCGAACCGTCGACCCCGCAACTGAAGGGCCTGGACGGATTCACCGGTGAGGTGTTCCACTCCGCCCGCTGGAACCACGACCTCGATCTGACCGGCCGCACAGTGGTCGTCGTCGGCACCGGCGCCTCGGCGATCCAGTTCGTACCCGCGATCCAGCCGCAGGTCGGGCGGATGACGGTGGTTCAGCGGACCGCACCGTGGGTCACCCCCCGGATGGACCGTGCCACGACCCGGACCGAACGACGGCTCTACACCGCCGCGCCATGGCTGCAGCGACTGGTACGCCACCGCCAGTACTGGATGCGTGAGCTGGTGACATGGAAGATCATGGTCTCGCCCCAGGTACGGCGGATCGCGACCAGGATGGCCCTGCACCACCTGCGCCGCCAGGTCGCCGACCCCGCGCTGCGCAAGCGCCTGACCCCGGACTGGGAGCTGGGCTGCAAGCGCATCCTGATCTCCAACAACTGGTATCCGGCCCTGTCGGCACCCAATGTCGAGGTGGTCAGCGCCGGCGTCCACGAGGTACGGGCGGACTCGGTGGTCACCACCGACGGCCGCGAGCACCCCGCCGACGTGATCATCTTCGGCACCGGCTTCCACGTCAGCGACCCGCCGATCGCGGAACACCTGCGCGGACGCGACGGCCGGACCCTGGCCGAATGCTGGAACGGCAACCCGCACACCTACCTCGGCATCACCGTGACCAACTTCCCCAACCTGTTCCGCCTCGGCGGCGCGGGCAGCGCCACCGGCCACAACTCCCATGTGTTCCAGGAGGAGTGCCAGGTGGCGTATGCAATGGACGCGCTGCGCCTGATGCGCGCACGCGGCATCACCAGCATCGAGGTCCGCGCCACGGACCAAAACACCTACATCGAACAGCAAACAGCACGGCTGGCAGGCACGGTCTGGTCGGTCGGCGGCTGCACGAGCTTCTACCAGGGCGCAGACGGCCTGGCCTCGGCCAACTGGCCAGACGCGACCTGGAAATACCGCCGCACGACACGCCGCTTCGACCCCACCCCCTACGAACTGCGCACCGCAGCCACTGCCGCGCCCGCAGCGCACTGA
- a CDS encoding class II aldolase/adducin family protein — protein sequence MSAATTPAGHPTAEQLPPAGLTPIPEEELIFPRPPVFDDVATERRHRKERLAAALRLFGRFGFEEGVAGHITARDPEYPDYFWVNPLGVSFKHIRVSDLLLVNGDGEVVQGRHRVNRAAFAIHSAVHQARPDVIGAAHSHSVYGKALSATGRHLEPLTQDACAFYQDHDLFDDYTGVVNDPTEGRRIADALGSHKAAILRNHGLLTVGTSVDSAAWWFITMERSAQAQLAAKAAGPTIGITDENAKLTHGQVGGEFVGWFQFQPLFEQISRTDPDLFE from the coding sequence ATGTCAGCCGCAACCACCCCCGCCGGGCACCCCACCGCCGAGCAGCTCCCGCCCGCCGGGCTGACCCCCATCCCCGAAGAGGAGCTGATCTTCCCCCGGCCGCCGGTCTTCGACGACGTCGCCACCGAGCGGCGCCACCGCAAGGAGCGACTGGCCGCAGCGCTGCGCCTGTTCGGCCGCTTCGGCTTCGAGGAGGGCGTCGCCGGACACATCACCGCACGCGACCCCGAGTACCCCGACTACTTCTGGGTCAATCCGCTCGGTGTCTCCTTCAAGCACATCAGGGTCAGCGACCTCCTGCTGGTCAACGGTGACGGCGAGGTCGTCCAGGGGCGGCACAGGGTCAACCGCGCGGCGTTCGCGATCCACTCCGCGGTCCACCAGGCCCGCCCCGACGTCATAGGCGCGGCACACAGCCACTCGGTGTACGGCAAGGCCCTGTCGGCCACGGGCCGGCATCTGGAGCCGCTCACACAAGATGCCTGCGCCTTCTACCAGGACCACGATCTGTTCGACGACTACACCGGCGTGGTGAACGATCCCACCGAGGGCAGGCGCATCGCCGACGCTCTCGGCTCCCACAAGGCGGCGATCCTGCGAAACCACGGCCTGCTCACCGTCGGAACCTCCGTCGACTCCGCCGCGTGGTGGTTCATCACGATGGAAAGGTCCGCTCAAGCGCAACTTGCTGCCAAGGCAGCCGGCCCGACCATCGGCATCACGGATGAGAACGCCAAGCTGACCCATGGCCAGGTCGGCGGCGAGTTTGTCGGCTGGTTCCAGTTCCAGCCCCTTTTCGAGCAGATCTCGCGGACCGACCCGGATCTGTTCGAATGA
- a CDS encoding alpha/beta hydrolase, translating into MHEITFPSGKDQCAAWHLPATSDAFAGAGGRPCVVMAPSFGGTRDGGLLKYAEGLAAAGLDVLLFDYRGFGGSTGTPRQHVSFLRQRQDYHAAIAAARRLPGIDPARIVLWGNSYAGGHVVVVAARDRHVAAVISMTPALDGVSVILQLARNGGPLHLVRATGNGLRDVLRAVTGRTPHLVPVGGEPGSNAIMVKRGVLKAYRAVAGPGWRNEVCARTALQVGFNRPIRFISRVPCPLLIQAGAHDQLVPPAPARRAAAKAGSRAQLVEYPIDHLDVYTGSAQANALADQLAFLRRTLAPSLTRHETSAPRREET; encoded by the coding sequence ATGCACGAGATCACCTTCCCCAGCGGCAAAGACCAGTGCGCCGCCTGGCATCTCCCGGCGACCAGTGACGCGTTCGCCGGCGCAGGCGGACGGCCGTGCGTCGTCATGGCGCCCAGCTTCGGGGGCACCCGCGACGGCGGCCTCCTGAAATACGCCGAGGGCCTCGCGGCTGCCGGCCTTGACGTCCTGCTCTTCGACTACCGCGGGTTCGGCGGTTCGACCGGAACCCCACGACAGCACGTTTCCTTCCTGCGCCAACGACAGGACTACCACGCAGCCATCGCCGCGGCTCGTCGGCTGCCGGGAATCGACCCAGCCCGGATCGTGCTCTGGGGCAATTCCTACGCGGGCGGCCACGTCGTCGTGGTCGCTGCCCGGGACCGGCATGTAGCGGCGGTCATCTCGATGACGCCGGCGTTGGACGGAGTCAGCGTCATCCTGCAACTGGCGCGCAACGGCGGCCCGCTGCACCTGGTCAGGGCGACCGGCAACGGTCTTCGTGACGTGCTGAGGGCGGTCACCGGCCGCACTCCTCACCTCGTTCCGGTGGGCGGAGAGCCCGGCTCGAACGCGATCATGGTCAAGCGAGGGGTCCTGAAGGCGTACCGCGCCGTCGCCGGCCCGGGCTGGCGCAACGAAGTGTGCGCACGCACGGCGCTCCAAGTGGGGTTCAACCGGCCGATCAGGTTCATTTCACGGGTCCCCTGCCCGCTGCTCATCCAGGCCGGGGCGCACGACCAACTCGTGCCACCGGCGCCCGCGCGCCGGGCCGCCGCGAAGGCGGGCAGCCGGGCCCAGCTGGTGGAGTACCCCATCGACCATCTGGACGTCTACACGGGCTCGGCGCAGGCGAACGCGCTGGCAGATCAGCTCGCATTCCTGCGCCGCACCCTCGCACCGAGCCTCACTCGCCACGAGACGTCTGCCCCCCGTCGCGAAGAAACCTGA
- a CDS encoding lactate 2-monooxygenase, which yields MTNTPPSFGDFQLEVYMRGLSGVRENLPFTYAELEARAHAALPPDIVSYVAGGAGNEYTQDANVTAFDRWGLIPRMLSGAAQRDLSIDLFGMSLPTPLLLAPVGVIGLCAQDGHGDLATARAAAKSGVPMVASTLSVDPLETVAAQLGDTPGFFQLYPPKDREVAKSLVSRAEAAGFKGIVITLDTWQLGWRPRDLGIGNFPQLQGHCLANYFSDPVFRAKLAKPPEEDVRAAALVWASEFADPTLSWDDLAWLRSLTDLPLLLKGICHPDDARRAIDGGIDGIYCSNHGGRQANGGIPAVDLLPAVVEAAGSTPVIFDSGVRGGEHIVKALALGATAVAIGRPYAYGLALGGDDGIVHVLRSLLAEADLLMAIDGYPTIADLGPDALLRRL from the coding sequence ATGACGAATACGCCGCCGAGTTTCGGCGATTTCCAGCTCGAGGTCTATATGCGCGGCCTGTCGGGTGTGCGCGAGAACCTGCCGTTCACCTATGCGGAGCTCGAGGCCCGCGCGCACGCGGCGCTCCCGCCGGACATCGTGTCCTACGTCGCGGGCGGGGCCGGCAACGAGTACACCCAGGACGCCAACGTCACCGCGTTCGACCGGTGGGGCCTGATCCCGCGGATGCTGAGCGGCGCCGCCCAGCGCGACCTCTCGATCGACCTCTTCGGGATGTCGCTGCCGACACCGCTGCTGCTCGCTCCGGTCGGGGTCATCGGCCTGTGCGCGCAGGACGGACACGGCGACCTCGCGACCGCGCGCGCCGCGGCGAAGTCGGGCGTGCCGATGGTCGCCTCGACACTCTCGGTCGACCCGCTCGAGACCGTCGCCGCACAACTCGGTGACACGCCCGGGTTCTTCCAGCTCTACCCCCCCAAGGACCGCGAGGTCGCGAAGTCGTTGGTGTCGCGCGCCGAGGCGGCCGGCTTCAAGGGCATCGTCATCACCCTCGACACCTGGCAGCTGGGCTGGCGCCCACGCGACCTGGGAATCGGCAACTTCCCGCAGCTGCAAGGCCACTGCCTGGCCAACTACTTCTCCGATCCGGTGTTCCGGGCCAAGCTCGCGAAGCCCCCGGAGGAGGATGTGCGGGCCGCGGCACTCGTGTGGGCGTCGGAGTTCGCCGACCCGACGCTCAGCTGGGACGACCTGGCATGGCTGCGGTCGCTGACCGATCTGCCGCTGCTGCTCAAGGGGATCTGCCACCCCGACGACGCACGGCGCGCGATCGACGGCGGCATCGACGGCATCTACTGCTCCAACCACGGCGGCCGCCAGGCGAACGGCGGCATCCCCGCGGTCGACCTGCTCCCGGCAGTGGTGGAGGCCGCGGGCAGCACCCCGGTCATCTTCGACTCCGGTGTGCGCGGCGGGGAACACATCGTCAAAGCCCTCGCCTTGGGCGCGACGGCCGTCGCGATCGGCCGGCCCTACGCATACGGGCTCGCACTCGGCGGCGATGACGGCATCGTGCACGTCCTGCGATCGCTGCTGGCCGAGGCGGATCTGCTGATGGCGATCGACGGCTACCCGACGATTGCCGACCTGGGTCCTGACGCATTGCTCAGGCGGCTCTGA
- a CDS encoding long-chain-fatty-acid--CoA ligase has translation MTNLAHSLVASATRDGDAPAIRLGDSVLTYAKLDKASAHVAGLLRDRGVQPGDRVGIMLPNVPQFAAVYYGILRAGAVVVPMNVLLKAREVAFYLGDSQAKLVLAWHGFAEDALAGAATAGTECLLVTPGDFETLLAITTAQAGIVERDASDTAVILYTSGTTGTPKGAELTHANLTSNTRVSVDLFSLTAGDMVLGALPLFHVFGQTCGLNASIAAGACLALVPRFDAPAVLDTIQRHRVSIFQGVPTMYVGLLSHPERAKFDVDSLRLCVSGGSALPVEVLHAFEAEFGCVIVEGYGLSETSPVASFNHPDRVRKPGSIGQPVDGVEMTLLDVTDGVGEIAIRGHNIMKGYWGRPEATAEAIDADGWFRSGDLARVDEDGYYFIVDRKKDLIIRGGYNVYPREIEELLYTHPAVREAAVVGIPHPELGEEICAAVALKDGATATPEELREHIKAQAAAYKYPRHVWITTELPKTSTGKILRRSVEVPASMTDQQTTI, from the coding sequence ATGACCAACCTTGCGCACAGCCTGGTCGCGTCGGCGACCCGCGACGGCGACGCCCCCGCGATCCGCCTCGGCGACAGCGTGCTGACCTACGCGAAGCTCGACAAAGCCAGTGCCCACGTGGCGGGACTGCTGCGCGACCGGGGCGTGCAGCCCGGCGACCGGGTCGGCATCATGCTGCCCAACGTGCCGCAGTTCGCCGCCGTGTACTACGGCATCCTGCGCGCCGGCGCCGTGGTGGTGCCGATGAACGTGCTGCTCAAGGCACGTGAGGTGGCGTTCTACCTGGGTGACTCGCAAGCGAAGCTGGTGCTGGCCTGGCACGGGTTCGCCGAGGACGCCCTGGCCGGCGCGGCCACCGCGGGCACCGAGTGCCTGCTGGTGACGCCGGGCGATTTCGAGACCCTGCTCGCCATCACCACTGCGCAGGCCGGGATCGTGGAGCGCGACGCGTCGGACACCGCCGTCATCCTCTACACGTCGGGTACCACCGGTACACCCAAGGGCGCCGAGCTGACCCACGCCAACCTGACCAGCAACACCCGAGTCTCGGTCGACCTGTTCTCACTCACGGCCGGCGACATGGTGCTCGGCGCGCTGCCGCTGTTCCACGTCTTCGGCCAGACCTGCGGCCTGAACGCCTCGATCGCTGCCGGCGCCTGCCTGGCGCTGGTGCCCCGCTTCGACGCGCCCGCGGTGCTCGACACGATCCAGCGCCACCGGGTCAGCATCTTCCAGGGCGTACCCACAATGTACGTCGGGCTGCTGAGCCACCCGGAGCGGGCGAAGTTCGATGTGGACAGCCTCCGGCTGTGCGTGTCAGGCGGATCGGCGCTGCCCGTGGAGGTACTGCACGCGTTCGAGGCCGAGTTCGGCTGCGTCATCGTGGAAGGCTACGGACTGTCCGAGACCTCGCCGGTGGCCTCGTTCAACCACCCCGACCGGGTACGCAAGCCGGGGTCGATCGGCCAGCCGGTCGACGGGGTCGAGATGACGCTGCTGGACGTCACGGACGGCGTCGGCGAGATCGCCATCCGCGGCCACAACATCATGAAGGGCTACTGGGGCCGCCCGGAGGCCACCGCCGAAGCGATCGACGCCGACGGCTGGTTCCGCTCCGGTGACCTGGCCCGGGTCGACGAGGACGGCTACTACTTCATCGTCGACCGCAAGAAGGACCTGATCATCCGCGGCGGCTACAACGTCTACCCGCGCGAGATCGAGGAGCTGCTGTACACCCACCCGGCAGTGCGCGAGGCCGCCGTCGTCGGCATCCCACACCCCGAACTCGGCGAGGAGATCTGCGCCGCCGTCGCGCTCAAGGACGGCGCCACGGCCACCCCCGAGGAACTGCGCGAGCACATCAAGGCGCAGGCGGCGGCATACAAGTACCCGCGGCACGTGTGGATCACCACGGAGCTGCCCAAGACCTCCACCGGCAAGATCCTCAGGCGCAGCGTCGAGGTGCCGGCGAGCATGACCGACCAGCAGACCACGATCTGA
- a CDS encoding TetR/AcrR family transcriptional regulator, whose protein sequence is MAAVVKSPEPEPSSSGPDPAEPGRPRRRQPVQARSRETVERILDAAAALLEEGGVDAVTTRAIAERAGITAPSLYRFFADRDQVLDALMEQHLERLGAFLAETEAGWSPSSPTEFVGRELDSVVAYFQANPNAARLWLDGRVSPTVRAEVRRYHRRTAQRLHDVAVAAGLLAPQTDLLVFVMLVELGDRILDLAFREGREPDTDVIRHGRIALTAYLEAALPQ, encoded by the coding sequence ATGGCAGCAGTCGTCAAGAGCCCAGAACCCGAACCGTCCAGCTCCGGGCCGGACCCGGCCGAACCCGGCCGCCCGCGCCGCCGGCAGCCGGTCCAGGCCCGCAGTCGCGAGACCGTCGAGCGGATCCTCGACGCCGCGGCCGCCCTCCTTGAGGAAGGTGGCGTCGACGCCGTCACCACCCGTGCCATCGCCGAGCGCGCCGGCATCACCGCGCCCTCGCTCTACCGCTTCTTCGCCGACCGTGATCAGGTCCTCGACGCGCTGATGGAACAGCACCTCGAACGGCTCGGCGCCTTCCTCGCCGAGACCGAGGCGGGCTGGTCGCCCTCGTCACCGACGGAGTTCGTGGGGCGCGAACTCGACTCCGTCGTCGCCTACTTCCAGGCCAACCCCAACGCCGCCCGGCTGTGGCTGGACGGGCGCGTCTCGCCGACGGTGCGGGCCGAGGTGCGGCGCTACCACCGCCGCACCGCCCAGCGCCTGCACGACGTGGCCGTCGCGGCAGGCCTGCTCGCCCCACAGACCGACCTGCTGGTCTTCGTGATGCTGGTCGAACTCGGCGACCGAATCCTGGACCTGGCGTTCCGGGAGGGCCGCGAACCCGACACCGACGTGATCCGCCACGGCCGCATCGCACTCACCGCCTACCTGGAGGCCGCGCTACCGCAGTAG
- a CDS encoding 2-hydroxyacid dehydrogenase, whose protein sequence is MTDRKTVLAVIPPHVGGRQVGAAFAAAFADRAEVTLVEATDEDPEALSRARVLVTALAPVTGADIHAAPWLEFVQCSSHGFDYVDLDTARARGVTVCNIGSTGAEHREVVEHTFALLLALAKQLVPAHTALAAGDWANHRLQPSLTGLAGKTLGLVGFGVVAQEVARRAAAFDMEVLYTARSEHAEAAERFGARRVPLEELLRRSDAVSLHVPLTEETRQLLDADRLALLKPTAFLINTARGAIVDQEALADALEAGRIAGAGLDVFDPEPPGPELRLLRAPNVLLTPHIAGVTRDTVPRIVRAAMENTTAYLDGKPPRDVVCG, encoded by the coding sequence ATGACCGACCGCAAGACCGTCCTCGCCGTCATACCGCCGCATGTCGGCGGCCGCCAGGTCGGCGCCGCTTTCGCCGCCGCCTTCGCCGACCGGGCCGAGGTGACGCTGGTGGAGGCCACCGACGAGGACCCCGAAGCGCTGTCCCGTGCCCGGGTCCTGGTCACCGCCCTTGCACCGGTCACCGGGGCGGACATCCATGCCGCGCCGTGGCTGGAGTTCGTCCAGTGCTCCAGCCACGGCTTCGACTACGTGGACCTGGACACCGCCCGCGCACGCGGCGTGACGGTGTGCAACATCGGCTCCACCGGCGCCGAGCACCGGGAGGTCGTCGAGCACACCTTCGCGCTCCTGCTCGCGCTCGCCAAGCAGCTCGTCCCGGCCCATACCGCGCTCGCCGCCGGAGACTGGGCCAATCACCGCCTGCAGCCGTCGCTGACCGGACTCGCGGGAAAGACTCTCGGCCTGGTCGGCTTCGGGGTGGTTGCCCAGGAGGTGGCCCGTCGGGCCGCCGCTTTCGACATGGAAGTGCTGTACACGGCACGCAGTGAGCACGCCGAAGCGGCGGAGCGGTTCGGCGCGCGCCGGGTGCCGCTCGAGGAGCTGCTCCGGCGCTCGGACGCGGTGTCGCTGCACGTCCCGCTCACCGAGGAAACCCGGCAACTGCTGGACGCCGACCGGCTGGCGCTGCTGAAGCCCACCGCGTTCCTGATCAACACTGCCCGTGGCGCCATCGTCGACCAGGAGGCCCTCGCGGACGCGCTGGAGGCCGGCCGGATCGCCGGGGCAGGCCTCGACGTCTTCGACCCGGAGCCCCCGGGCCCGGAACTTCGGCTGCTCCGAGCCCCCAACGTGCTGCTCACCCCGCACATCGCGGGCGTCACCCGCGACACGGTGCCCCGGATCGTCAGGGCCGCGATGGAGAACACCACGGCATACCTGGACGGCAAGCCCCCGCGAGACGTGGTCTGCGGATGA
- a CDS encoding SDR family NAD(P)-dependent oxidoreductase yields the protein MKLKNLNGKVVLITGAGSGIGRATALLSARRGATLVLCDRDEAGLNETAAAARALGVDVLAKTADVSDLASMDAFADAVHARFGAVDVLINNAGIGVWCGFLDTLPEDWDRQLAVNVKGVVHGCERFLPRMIERGRGGHVVNVSSAAGYMPSPAMTSYSVTKFAVFGLSQALRMEMRPHKIGVTASCPGPTNTPIVGTGPVRGANAEERAGNVASFFQRTAARPEQVAKTILRAVARNRAVAPVGFEAHVMYLASRVAPPFGRWLSVRWSAMANKG from the coding sequence ATGAAGCTCAAGAACCTCAACGGCAAGGTCGTCCTCATCACCGGCGCCGGCAGCGGCATCGGCCGCGCCACCGCCCTGCTCAGCGCCCGGCGCGGCGCGACGCTCGTCCTCTGCGACCGCGATGAGGCCGGACTCAACGAGACCGCGGCGGCTGCCCGCGCCCTCGGCGTCGACGTGCTCGCGAAGACAGCCGACGTCTCCGACCTCGCGTCGATGGACGCCTTCGCCGACGCCGTGCACGCTCGCTTCGGCGCGGTCGACGTGCTCATCAACAATGCCGGTATCGGCGTCTGGTGCGGTTTCCTCGACACCCTGCCCGAGGACTGGGACCGGCAGCTGGCGGTCAACGTCAAGGGCGTCGTGCACGGCTGCGAACGCTTCCTCCCCCGGATGATCGAACGCGGTCGCGGCGGCCACGTCGTCAACGTCTCCTCGGCGGCCGGCTATATGCCCAGCCCCGCCATGACCTCCTACTCCGTCACCAAGTTCGCGGTCTTCGGGCTCTCCCAGGCCCTGCGTATGGAGATGCGCCCCCACAAGATTGGTGTCACCGCCTCCTGCCCGGGGCCGACCAACACGCCGATCGTCGGCACGGGCCCGGTCCGCGGGGCAAACGCCGAGGAACGGGCAGGCAATGTCGCCAGCTTCTTCCAGAGGACCGCTGCCCGGCCCGAGCAGGTCGCCAAGACCATCCTGCGCGCCGTCGCTCGCAACCGCGCCGTCGCCCCCGTTGGCTTCGAGGCCCACGTCATGTACCTCGCGAGCCGCGTCGCCCCGCCCTTCGGACGTTGGCTCTCCGTACGCTGGTCCGCCATGGCCAACAAGGGATGA
- a CDS encoding formylglycine-generating enzyme family protein, giving the protein MSFAVEPDDMVWIPGGRFLMGSNRHYPEEAPAHPVSVDGFWIDPHPVTNAQFQAFVEATGYRTIAERPVDPSAYPGADPAMLAPASALFTPPSRPVDLSDPYQWWSYVPGANWRHPGGPGTSLRERLDHPVTHVAWPDALAYAEWAGKQIPTEAEWEYAARGGLPDSDFAWGDELNPGGRYMANTWQGEFPHENLQLDGYDRTSPVGTFPANDYGLHDMIGNVWEWTSDWYAEHRRLATNAPTCCGAPPPRVNPVGGEEADSAEPGQHQRIPRKVMKGGSHLCAPNYCGRYRPAARLPQPIDTSTCHLGFRCIVRPAA; this is encoded by the coding sequence ATGAGTTTCGCCGTCGAACCCGACGACATGGTGTGGATTCCAGGCGGCCGGTTCCTCATGGGGTCGAACCGCCACTACCCCGAGGAGGCTCCGGCCCACCCCGTGAGCGTCGACGGTTTCTGGATCGACCCGCATCCGGTCACCAATGCCCAGTTCCAGGCCTTCGTCGAGGCCACCGGGTATCGGACGATCGCCGAGCGGCCCGTGGACCCGTCCGCGTATCCCGGCGCCGACCCGGCCATGCTGGCACCGGCTTCGGCGCTGTTCACGCCGCCATCGCGTCCGGTGGACCTGAGTGACCCGTACCAGTGGTGGTCCTACGTGCCCGGCGCGAACTGGCGGCACCCGGGCGGTCCGGGCACATCGCTGCGCGAGCGTCTCGATCACCCGGTGACCCATGTGGCGTGGCCGGATGCGCTCGCGTACGCGGAGTGGGCCGGCAAGCAGATCCCCACCGAGGCCGAGTGGGAGTACGCCGCGCGCGGCGGCCTGCCCGACAGCGATTTCGCCTGGGGCGACGAACTCAACCCGGGCGGCCGGTACATGGCCAACACCTGGCAGGGCGAGTTCCCGCACGAGAACCTGCAGTTGGACGGCTACGACCGCACCTCGCCGGTCGGGACCTTCCCGGCCAACGACTACGGCCTGCACGACATGATCGGCAACGTGTGGGAGTGGACGTCGGACTGGTACGCCGAGCACCGACGCCTCGCGACCAACGCGCCGACCTGCTGCGGCGCACCACCGCCACGCGTCAACCCGGTTGGCGGCGAGGAGGCGGACAGCGCCGAACCCGGTCAACACCAGCGCATCCCCCGCAAGGTGATGAAGGGCGGCTCACACCTATGCGCGCCGAACTACTGCGGCCGCTACCGTCCCGCCGCACGACTGCCCCAGCCGATCGACACCTCGACCTGCCACCTGGGCTTCCGCTGCATCGTCCGCCCGGCCGCGTGA
- a CDS encoding MFS transporter has protein sequence MNKASTAAAPPPAGRPAAGTAGEPGVTRRYAWGVFAMAFALMMSDYLSRQLIVSLFPHLKQEWGLSDAQLGGLVSVASVTIALGTFPIALLADRWSRGKSIALMGSIWSLATLSAAFTHNYGQLFAARAAVGLGEAGYAPAGALLSRRFPERLRATVFGALLIPVFCGFAAVFFWFASRHYGSDLRRVEAGTPTYNSSDEDVAL, from the coding sequence ATGAACAAGGCGTCCACTGCGGCCGCACCACCCCCTGCGGGGCGGCCGGCTGCCGGGACAGCCGGCGAACCGGGCGTGACCCGCAGATACGCCTGGGGCGTGTTCGCGATGGCGTTCGCGCTCATGATGTCCGACTACCTCTCCCGGCAGCTGATCGTGTCGTTGTTCCCGCACCTCAAGCAGGAGTGGGGACTGTCCGACGCACAGCTCGGCGGCCTGGTCTCCGTCGCCTCGGTGACCATCGCACTCGGCACCTTCCCGATCGCGCTACTGGCCGACCGGTGGAGCCGGGGCAAGAGCATCGCACTGATGGGCAGTATCTGGAGCCTGGCCACCCTCAGCGCGGCCTTCACCCACAACTACGGGCAGCTGTTCGCGGCCCGCGCCGCGGTCGGCCTCGGCGAGGCGGGGTACGCACCCGCCGGTGCGCTGCTGAGCCGACGGTTCCCGGAGCGTCTGCGGGCCACCGTCTTCGGTGCGCTCCTGATCCCGGTGTTCTGCGGGTTCGCCGCGGTCTTCTTCTGGTTCGCCTCCCGCCACTACGGCAGCGACCTGCGCCGCGTCGAGGCCGGTACCCCCACGTACAACTCCTCCGACGAGGACGTCGCCCTATGA